A region of the Centropristis striata isolate RG_2023a ecotype Rhode Island chromosome 20, C.striata_1.0, whole genome shotgun sequence genome:
AGAATATATTTGGGCGAACACTGGACAATGACCATCtggaggaaaatgtaaaaaaaaccaaagcTGCAGTTTTGAAGCTCTAGATTGAAAGCTTGGAACAGTTGAATGCAAGATTTGATGTTGCGAAATTGTTTTATTGGGGTTTCAACAGGATATTTTTACCCTTAATTGTCTAAATGTCTTATTAGAGatgatataaattaaaaaaaaagttctgccaTGTGCTGTGAAACAGctcaaattattacaaaaataaaaaacccaacaaTGAGACATGAGTTAAAAACAAGAATGCTGTTTGCAGCCAAACTCTCAGTAACAGGATGTcttattttcagaataaaagtcctGAGTTTATCATAATATTAGTAATGAAGTTATTTTTTCACCACGTcgaagttgtgtttttttggggctttttgCTTTGccagattttattttgttgatggtttttgttggtatatttttgaTGCTTATTTTTCTACACTGTAGATTTAACAGAgatgattaaaatgtttaaaggaAAAGTCATTTGTCTGTTCATTTATTTACCGTTCATTGAACCCTACGCAAGTAGCCCAACAGGAGGATCTGGACACAGCAAGTGTTTCAGTGTTGATGCTGAAGAAGTAGAtcttttaagaagaaaaaaataataatggcgagtaaaaatacacattcaatgcattttctctACAGCAGCAGGCAGAGCAACAGGTCCCACAAATCTTTTTCCCCTACAATGTTTTACAACTCTTCCTGGGAACCCCGAGGCAGTCACTTACTCACAATCTTAATTTTTCTGGCAGAGAACCTTGACTCTTATATGGAGTccggggctattttgtccatttttgaatccttttcatgtctttttgtgtcttttgtgttcattttgtgtctttttttagtcattttgtgtctttttttggtctgctttgtttttacatctggatgtgatgaagaagccatactttggcgcttttggagactccagagggttaaagatagGGAAAGCAACTCCGGTCTCCTGCTGTCTCTGACCTCCACATAACATTGAAGAGGCAATGTCCAGATTCTTCAGCACGTCaaggtttttttgtgtaattttgtgtcttttttggtcaatttgatactgcctccagcggccaccaggtaatttgagtttgagacccctggtttaaaggtTGTACTCAGCAATACCAAATCTCGCAAATTGCTTTTACCAAATTTCTGTACAAATTGATTTACACCACAATGCACTTTTGTAAGTTCAGATGGATATCTACTCCTTTAACAGACTACTTGTGTAAATTGTAAAGACTTCTAGCAAGTCTAGAATTGGAATTAAAATTTTTgatgtttaaaattaaaatgctgattGACTGCAAtttgcctcacacggggcaccaaaATATGTAAGGATATGGTTGGAGTAAACAGGATGCACAATATCTAATAATGCTATCCCTCATATGGATGTACTAAAATAAGGTAAGGAGTGTGAAAGTGGGTTTGCATGGCTACCATAATTATTAACAATGATggtaaataattattaattataatttaaaaaaaagcgtCAGCCAAATGACGTAATAAAATATGGGATGACTTGATTTACTGAAGTCCCCTTGAAATGGGGCACCACTCTATATTTTTTCAGATATGCTGTATAAACAAAGCTGCTAGGACTTTTCTTCATTCAGTCAGTtagtcaaaaacaaacattcacatttttgtcAAGAAACAAATTCTTAAATGTAAAAAGCACCATGCCTCCCACTAAAAAACTTGTATTAAGATAAATAGTTTGTGGTTAAGTTTATTatctgtaaaaacatttaaaaagccaaacaaCATATAACTCGTGTCTGTTCAAAACTTAttgaacaaacacacaattgATATGaagtataataattaaaaaaaaaacatgtatatggaaaataacaaaatgttaaTAAGACTTTAATATCCGAAAGATAACAGctaatttttctctctctccatctctctctccttcattctctccatctctctttctccatctctctctccaggcATGTTCACAGTTACAGATCTGATTTCATTGCTGTCTGTTCTGCAGCGACACAAACAGGCTGAAAGCTGGCGTATGGTCCCTTTCCTCATCAACATATACAGAACTAAGTCTGCCAGAGGACTCAACTTAACAAACACAGGAGCCAGGTAGAGGAGATGGTAAAGATGTGGGTTCATGTCTGCATTTGGTTTAGTAAAGAAATCGTACATGTACACATTCATAATGATGTTTGGCAGGAACAGCAGCGTGTAAATCAGCAGCACCAGGATCAACATTCCCGCAATTCGTTTTTTTTCGTCAGTCGGGACCGAGATGGTAGCATACAGGACTTTGAGGGTCGCAATCAGGAAGAATATGATCAGCGGGAGAGGAAGGAGGTAAAAGATGTTGGAAACGACCATGTGGACATagtacataaaaaagaaaaactcagtGAGGGCAGGGACAGCAGGAATGATCCAGACCAGGACACAGATCAGCACAGAGGTCTTGATGGTTCGTCTGAAGCGGTACCACAGTGGGTGGACGATGACCAAATACCTGAAATACAAGACAGACAGCTTCAGAGTTCTACAGAGATACAATGATCAGACACTGAAGCTTCACACATATTGGATAGACAGGTAGCTACCTTTCCAGAGCGATGACCACCATGAAGCCAACACTGGCCAACAGACAGTAGATGTAAATACAGTGGAAGACCCAAAATATCTCCCAGTAGTCAGAATGGAACAAGTACATGTCCTTAGGCTGTGCCACCTCAACGATCAAGCAGCAGAACTGAATGATGTCAGAGATGAGAAGGTTGATGACGTAGATCGGAGCAACTTCACCATTTCTCacctgcaggaaaacaaaaggaaacaagcAGCGGAAACGTGTGTTTAGGGTCCAATCAGGAtggtttacattttaattatagaGATATTATTCCTGTAAAACACTTCATCCCAACCCCCTGAGACCTGTCGCCCAACCAGATCAAGAccctcacagacacagagacatgacacatacagtaaataaataactgtcaGTTATAATGTTCTTACCTGAGAGAAAAGACCATAGATGGCCCCGAGGGTCAAAGGAAGGCCGAGACAAATGACTAGGCAGTCCACCACAAAGTGGATGAACGCAACTTCACCAAAACTGGGAAAGCCAAGGAGATTACTAAACTGAAAATGGTTGCTGTAGTCAGTGTAGTTGCTGGTTGTGTCGTTGAGGCCGTTGTCCTGTGAAGTGTTGTCCATTGTTCAGAGTGAAACCTGAAGGTTCAGAGATCAGGTTATAGAAAGGCAGCATGTTGTTTATATCAACCTAACAGTGACATCACTATAACTGTGAGCTgcaggttcacacacacacacacacacacacacatagtataCACACAATCAATGCAGACCATGAAATGCTGTCTCTTCACCTTTTTCTCAGTATTTATATTAAACTATCTCTGTCGTGGGCAGGACATCGGTAGGAAAGGACGCTGCCGTTGTCTGTTCACTGCTTCTCCAAACCGAGCCGAACCGTATCTGTATTTTTCTTGGCTGTATTCTTAATGCCAACTAATGTCAAgatttgttcaaacaaacaaTCTTGTCGTCCAACTATCCGTGGTCAAAGATCAGTAGACCCTTTTGGATGGTTGTCAGATACAGTTCAGATTCTGTCAAGTCTAGCGGTTGCCTACCTGTAGCTTGGAAGCACTGTGGATTCGCCTTATTCGCCCATCAGTGCTACCGTGACAGTGAGATATCCACCTGAGCTGCCTGGGATCTGCTAACCGCCGCTACCGCTCTGTGCTGGAGGTTTTGGTAGCTACGCCGCTAGCAACAACCAGCTAGCTTTGACACCTGTCCCCAGAATCAATAATTGTTGAGTTACTCCATCAACCAGCTGATGAATCTCAACAATATCACCACTCCTCCATCATGCATCTCAACAATAAAGGAACTTTGACTTCTTCGCCGACCACACTACACTCACAGAAGCTCCCGCAGAAAGTTTGTCTGCTTGGCTCATGCCGTCCCAGCTCTCTGATCAGCCACACGGTCTGGTGCTCCTCAAATGCGTCATCGGCGAGCTGGCTCTTACGGGAGAATTAGCTTGGGCATCTCCATGGCAACAACTTTCAGAGAGCAGGATGGAAAAAGTGGAATAGACTCCAGTCTACTACGGCCGATTAAGAGATTTGTTGCCTCATCAAGCATCAAAATGGAACTGTTTAATGGCCAATCAATCACAAACAAATCTTGTCTCCTGCATGACCACATCCTGgataaatgtgataaaaaaaaaatttaaaaaaatctctctctatatatatgtatatatatatatatatatatatatatatatatatatatatacatacatatcagtgtgttttttatcctcttttatCCTTCAtcctttatactttttttataataagactggtatgcttttaacctgtaacACTTTGTGATTTCCTTTGATGTGAagtgcattataaataaaatgtattattattattattattactgtctcTGTAAGCTAaactaattatatttaataaataacacaGTTCCAGATAGTTGTTATTGTAATTAAATCATGTAAACAGCTTAGTTTGATATTGTCTTTTTCAGAATAATggcaaaaaactaaatatgttttgtgtttaatccTAGTTCATGGGTTATACAGCATATCTTCATTCATCATATTGTAAGAACACAAAACTAGTTTACATGTAGCAGCTGCCATCATGACCaggaaaaatgcaaatttagCTATAAACTCCTCTCAGTGCATTCATGTTGGCTCAGAACAAGAGACAACatgaataatgaaataaaatacgtTAAGAATGTTTGCTGTGAGCATGTTTGAGATATATGGACTCTTTAATTCAAAACACTaatctttttcatgtctttgttatATAATCAAAAACTTAAAATCCTAACAATTTAGTAGAAAAGTTCTAAAAACATGTAAGTTAAATTAAACATAGCTGCTGATTTAAGTCTGTTTAAggtaatatatatgtatattctaTGAATATGTATCACTGCATTAAAGGTAAAAAGTGTGAAAAGGTACCTGTGAAGCTGCTGACGAGCAGAAGGACTTCTCTCCTCCAGCGTCTGATGTGTCTGAGTGGTGACGTGCAGCAGGTGGATGTTAATCCACACTTCCTCTTTTCAGGTAGAGAGTGGGCGTGGCCAGAGCAGTCCAGAGCAGAGCTGCACACCTGGAGCCCAGAATAGATGGATGAGGGCTCAACGGGCCCCTGGGTCCAGACATGTAAAAGGCCCCTGACCCCTCTTTGGGTCCAAACAGTCCAAAGAACCAGGTTCTGGTCCCTCTTGGTCCCATTCAGTAATACATCCATGATGAGCACATAAACTGACTGCAGCCTGTTCCCAGTTATACAACATATCATCAACAGTCATATTTTTTACAACTCACGAAACTCTTTTGCATACCTCAGCTGCCATCATGTCCTGGGACAATGCAAATGTAGCTATAAAACCTGTCAGTGTGTTCATGTTTGTTCAGAACAAGAGACACAATAACATTATCAAAATGATGACGAtcactttttaaagtaattctaCAGAGTCATTTCATCATAAGAACACTATATTCTGGGATTTCCAAAGATTAATAcccctcaaaaaaagtaaaaaatggtaAAACTTGTCTGTTGATACTTATGAGAGCATAATATGATcagaaaggacagaaaaacaccatatcatcggatgtccaaaaatgacccagtcggaaaaaaagtcatactatagtcaTACTATAGTCATACTAaagcatgtcaatttttgtcaaaatggtcaaatttaaaaatgcataaaataggTCAATTATCATCTGTTGATACTTATTAGAGCACAATTttgccagaaatgacagaaaaacaccatattatggaatgtccaaaaatgaccctctcaaaaaaaaggcatgtagatttttgtcaaaaattgtctgattttaaaatgactaaatatgcttaaaatgggtcaattatagtctgttgatacatgtagttgTATTGTTTTTCCACATATGAcggaaaaaacaccatattataggatgtcaaaaaatgaccccctcaaaaaaaaatcatactatagcatgttttttgtttttttttgtcaaaaaacgGTCAGattataaaatgactaaaaatgctaaaaatgagtcaattatagtctgtcaATACtcattagagcataatatggccagaaattacaggaaaacaccatattatgggatgtccaaaaatgcccccctcaaaaaagtcatacatgtcgatttttgtcaaaaatggtcaaattttaaaatgcctaaaaaagggCTAAAATGGATcatttatagtctgttgatatatgtagtagtatagtttgtccaaaatagtgaaaaaaaccATCATATTATGGggtgtccaaaaatgacccctttaataaaaaagtcaaacatgaccatttttgtaaaaaaaaatgtcaaatttcaaaatggctaaaaaagttttaaaatgggtcagttatagtctgttgatacatgtggtagtatattttgtccaaaaatatggaaaaaaaccaacatattattggatgtccaaaaatgaccccctcataAACAAGTCAACTATAGCATGCCGCATAAtaaggccagaaatgacagagaaacaccatattatgggatgtccaaaaatgacccccttaAAAATAGTCATACCATAGTATGATTTTTGTCAATCTTTAAAATTGCTAAAAATGCTTGAATGGGTTAACTAtattctgttgatacatgtagtagtattgtttgtCCAAAtgtagctaaaaaaaatattcatattatgggatgtccaaaaaaacaaacataggaACCAGTTCATAGAGAGGGTAAATATCTGGGTTGTCATCTTGTGGATAGCTGAACACATTCACAATGATGGCGGGCAGGAACAGCAGCGTGTAAATCAGCAGCACCAGGATCAACATTCCTGCAATTCGTCTTTTTTCGTCAGTCGGGACCGAGATGGAAGCATACAGGGCTTTGAGGGTCGCAGTCAGGAAGAATAAGATCAAAGGGAGAGGAAGGAGGTAAAAGATGATGGAAATGACTGAGACCTCGTTTTCATAAGAGAAACGCTCAGTGAGGACACAGACGACAGGAAGAATCCAGACCAGGACACAGACCAGCACAGAGGACTTGATGGTTCGTCTGCAGCGGTACCACAGTGGGTGGACGATGACCAAATACCTGAAATACAAGACAGACAACTTCAGAGTTCTACAGAGATACAATGATCAGACACTGAAGCTTCACACATATTGGATAGACAGGTAGCTACCTTTCCAGAGCGATGCACACCATGAAGCCAACACTGGCAAACAGACTGTAGGAGTAAATATAGCTGAAGACCCGATATAGTATCTCCCAGTAGTCAGAAAAGTACACGTTCAATTTCTTAGACTGTGCCACCTCAACGATCATGCAGCAGAACTGGATGAGGTCAGAGATGAGAAGGTTGATGACGTAGATCGGAGCAACTTCACCATTTCTCacctgcaggaaaacaaaaggaaacaagcAGCTGAAACGTGTGTTTAGGGTCCAATCAGGTTTGTGTACATTATAATATTAGAGTCAATTATTCCCATAAAACACTTTATCCCAACCCCCTGAGACCTGTCGCCCAACCAGATCAAGACACTCACAGATTTTtcaaagatattcacagattggttgttcccGTCTCAATAactcatcagaggaacattgttttcagaGAAACAACATGTCTATCCTGATTTTCATCAGTGTcatgaaatgataaataatagcAAAATTTAAGGTGTAGTAGAACTTAAATCATAGACACACAAATGAGATATTCTTGGTAGAAGCtgctacaactattgttttggaaAATTTGCTTTAATGTAATTCATGTgaatttttttagacatatattagacatattgacaagaatcaggttgtagctggcagtctactttaccaactcaaaaagtgactttattctcgacattttgacttttttgtcaacaatgtattttgactttattccatcatatttactttattctcaaaGCTCATAATGAATTTCATCCTCTTCTGTATCTCCATCCTTGTTGGCAACCCACACGGGTCCTCTGAGTCAACACCACAGCAGTTGAAACGTTTTAACAATATTGCCCTATTTGAGTgatatttaaactttattctaCAAGTGAACgtggaataaaatgttttaattcagAATTCTGTTCCTTTCAGAGGTTGAATAAATTAAGTTACATGCAATATtataacacacaaaatcagtTTGAACAGGTCTGAACCGGTTTGAACCAGTTAGAACCAGTCTAAACAGGTTTTAACTGATCTGAACCAGTTTGAACCGATCTGAACTGTCTGCTGTCTGTTTTTGATGCTATAAAACAAGGGTTTAACGTCCTGCTCGGACCAGCTAACATTACAAAGCCATCAATAGCAGATCCATGCTGCAAAGCTAAATATCAGCTCGCTGGCCAACCTGAACTTCAGGTACGGTGAGCCGGTTGGCCGCCCCTGCCTTGCGTCGCTCTTGGCTGGTAGAGGGTGACCATGTGTCCCAACCCCAAAACCAGGACcctaaaatatatacaaattcatGCCTGAATATATTTATGTGTCGTTGCATGCACCATAGGCCTTTTCATGAGGTCATGATAGCTCTGTCAGTgtggaaaacacagaaaatgtccaatgaaacagattattttttgaattttattgagttttaatttcatGTAGAATTACACACATTGTGATTACATTTTATCGAACATAAAACAGCTGATAAACATCGCGAAAACTACCATGCCTCCCActaaaaaccaacagaataaaACCTTTAATGAGTAATGATATATGAGTAATGAAATAGTTTGTAGTTTATTATCTCTAGAAATACAGATAGTTTTGAATAGACACCCATGAGTAATAACAGGAAAACATTataccatgaaaaaaaaaaatgttaatgagACTTTAATGTcctaaagacatttttaaaataatgtttctgtGTTAAATATTCCAGAAACTGTCAAAGAAAGGTTCAGGACAAAGACTTCAATGAGCTCAGTGAACCAAATATAATATCTGATATGTTTCTGTTattaaaagatgaaaacaacagAGGTCCAATTACATCTAACAcactaatataaaaatatttgttgaagTCATCACTGTGAACCTCAGCAGGTTTAACAAAACATTTCCCAACAGCAGTCAAGACAAAGTTCCTATAATATAGAAATATCAGTAGAACTTTTCTTTAGTTCTTCTGTTCTCTCTCCAtcactctctccatctctctctccatctctatctccatctctctcctcttctctatctccatctctctctccttctctctctctccatctttctctccttctctctctccttctctctctccatctctctcctcttctctatctccatctctgtctccttttctctctccatctcccaccttctctctctccttctctctctccatcactctctcctttctttctccatctctctccatctctctcttctctctctccttctctctctctccatctctctctccatctctctcgcCTTCGCCCTCTCCAtcattctctccatctctctctccaggcATGTTCACAGTTACAGAGCTGATTTCATTGCTGTCTGTTCTGCAGCGACACAAACAGTCTGAAAGCTGGCGTATGGTCCCTTTCCTCATCAACATATACAGAACTAAGTCTGCCAGAGGACTCAACTTAAGAAACATAGGAACCAGttcaaagagaaagaaaatatcTGGGTTGTCATCTTGTGGATAGCTGAACACATTCACAATGATGAAAGGCAGAAACAGCAGCGTGTAAATCAGCAGCACCAGGATCAACATTCCTGCTATTCGTCGTTTTTCGTCAGTCGGGACCGAGATGGAAGCATACAGGGCTTTGACGGTCGCAATCAGGAAGAATATGAGCAGTGGGAGAGGAAGGAGGTAAAAGATGGCAAAAATGACTGAGACCTCGTTACCATACGAGAAACGCTCAGTGAGGACACAAACGACAGGAAGAATCCAGACCAAGACACAGATCAGCACAGAGGACTTGATGGTTCGTCTGCAGCGGTACCACAGTGGGTGGACGATGACCAAATACCTGAAATACAAGACAGACAGCTTCAGAGTTCTACAGAGATACAATGATCAGACACTGAAGCTTCACACATATTGGATAGACAGGTAGCTACCTTTCCAGAGCGATGCACACCATGAAGCCAACACTGACCACCAGATTGTAGTCGTAAATATAGCTGAAGGCATCAAATATCTCCCAGTAGTCAGAATTGAACAAGTACACGTCCGTAGGCTGTGCCACCTCAGCGATCATGCAGCAGAACTGAATGAGGTCAGAGATGAGAAGGTTGATGACGTAGATCGGAGCAACTTCACCATTTCTCacctgcaggaaaacaaaaggaaacaagcAGCTGAAACATGTGTGTTTAGGGTCCAATCAGGtttgtgtacattttaattataGAGTCAATTATTCCTGTAAAACACTTCATCCCAACCCCCTGAGACCTGTTGCCCAACCAGATCAAGAccctcacagacacagagacatgacacatacagtaaataaataactgtcaGTTATAATGTTCTTACCAGAGAGAAAAGACCATAGATGGCCGCGAGGGTCAAAGGAAGGCCGAGACAAATGATTAGGCATGTCACCACAAACTGGATGAACGCATCTTCACCAAAACTGGGAAAGCCAAAGAGGGAAGAAAATTCGAAGTAGTTGCTGTAGTCAGAGTAGTTGAAGTAGTTGAAGTAGTCATAGTAGTAGCTGTAGTCGTAGTAGTTGCTGGTTGTGTCGTTGAGGCCGTTGTCCTGTGAAGTGTTGTCCATTGTTCAGAGTGAAACCTGAAGGTTCAGAGATCAGGTTATAGAAAGGCAGCATGTTGTTTATATCAACCTAACATTGTTCAGTGACATCACTAAAGCTGTGAGCTgctggttcacacacacacacacacacacacacacacacacacacacacacacacagtatacacaCAATGCAGACCATGAAATGCTGTCTCTTCACTTTTTATCGGTATTGATATGATACTATCTCTGTCTGaactaataatatttaataaataatacagtTCCAGATAGTTGTTATTAAGTTATGTAAACAGTTTAGTTTGAATATTGTCTTTTTCATAATAAGTTGttttcatcttaaaaaaaattaaataataataaataaattatttgtgtgttttacagcaTATCTTCATGTATCATATGTTAACAACACACAAAACTAGTTTGCATCTCTAAGCTGCCATTATGTTAtggaaaaatgcaaatgtaCCTACAAACACCTCCCAGTGTATTCATGTTGGCTCAGAAcaagaaacaacaataataaaaaaaaaataataatgctacTGTAAGCACAATTTAGATAGTTGGACTCttgaattaaatataatttatattttgcatgttttatctgttttacaaGTTTTCCAAACTGCTTTGTGATAAGATCACATATGTATTATCCTCACAATTTAAtagaaaatttgtttttttgtaaccatGTTTCAATTCAAAAACACtatctttttcatattttatctgATCAGgaatttttacaatttctttttctttgttacaTAATCAAAAACTTACAATCCTAACAATTCAATAGAAAAGTTCTTCGAAAAAAagcaagttaaaaaaacatagcTCCTTATTTAATtctgtttaaattaatatatatatttctatgaaaatgttaataatctCTTCGTTAAAGGAAAAAAGTCTCAAAACGTACCTGTGAAAGCTGCCGGATGACCAGAACGACTTCTCTCCTCCAGCGTCTGGTGTTTGTCCTGTGCATCCAAACACTGACAGGAAAATATGACAAGTGATGACGTGCAGCAGGTGGATGTTAATCCACACTTCCTCTTTTCAGGTAGAGAGTGGGCGTGGCCAGAGCAGAGCTGCACACCTGGAGCCCAGAATAGATGGATGAGGGCTCAACGGGCCTCTTTGGGTCAGAGCATCACAAGAGTCCAAACAGTCCAAAGAACCAGGTTCTGGTCCCTCTTGGGCCCATTCAGTAATACATCCATGATGAGTACATTAACTGACTGCAACCGGTTTTCAgcgacacaacaacaaatcaatcggcatattttgacaatttgccaAACTCTTTTGCATATGGCTGCTGCCATCATGTCCTGGAAAAATGCAAACATTGCTATATTAATAGCAATGTTTGCATTTTTCCTCTTAGTGGACTCATGTTGGCTCACAACAAGAGACTAATTATCAAAAtgttgatgataataataagttttaaaagaagaaattcTACAGAGTCTGTGGCAaggtgtgtgtttattgtgggCAGGTTAAACCCACACCTATGCCCTGTGAGACCCCAGTGGGATTTTTTGCCCTTTGGAGGTTTTCTGTGGGTGGTCAACAGTTGGGCTTGCCCACAGAAATCCCCCACAGATGCTCATCATGTTAATATGGAAGAGGATTGGAGctaggtaggagaaaaaatgaGAGGAGGAATATATTTTCCCCCATTATGTAGTTCGAgttaaaagttgaaatgaaggggcgttcccggtggcacacctttTAGAACatgtaccatagaggcattggcctcgtaagcgggcggccggGGTTCGAAtctgactcggagccctttcccacatgtcttcccctctgtctcccccttcactctgtcctatcaataaagcccaaaaatggccaaaaaaatatcttaaaaaaaagttgaaatgacatgaataaagttgaaatacctttttgagaaaaaaggttGAAATCACAAGAGTAAAGTCAACCTTTTGTGCtctgtaaagttggaaagatattcacagattggttgttcccgtctcaataagtcatcagaggaacattgttttcagaGAAACAAGATGTCTA
Encoded here:
- the LOC131993201 gene encoding ovarian cancer G-protein coupled receptor 1-like, whose amino-acid sequence is MDNTSQDNGLNDTTSNYTDYSNHFQFSNLLGFPSFGEVAFIHFVVDCLVICLGLPLTLGAIYGLFSQVRNGEVAPIYVINLLISDIIQFCCLIVEVAQPKDMYLFHSDYWEIFWVFHCIYIYCLLASVGFMVVIALERYLVIVHPLWYRFRRTIKTSVLICVLVWIIPAVPALTEFFFFMYYVHMVVSNIFYLLPLPLIIFFLIATLKVLYATISVPTDEKKRIAGMLILVLLIYTLLFLPNIIMNVYMYDFFTKPNADMNPHLYHLLYLAPVFVKLSPLADLVLYMLMRKGTIRQLSACLCRCRTDSNEIRSVTVNMPGERDGEREMERMKEREMEREKN
- the LOC131993202 gene encoding G-protein coupled receptor 4-like; amino-acid sequence: KPDWTLNTRFSCLFPFVFLQVRNGEVAPIYVINLLISDLIQFCCMIVEVAQSKKLNVYFSDYWEILYRVFSYIYSYSLFASVGFMVCIALERYLVIVHPLWYRCRRTIKSSVLVCVLVWILPVVCVLTERFSYENEVSVISIIFYLLPLPLILFFLTATLKALYASISVPTDEKRRIAGMLILVLLIYTLLFLPAIIVNVFSYPQDDNPDIYPLYELVPMCAALLWTALATPTLYLKRGSVD
- the LOC131993203 gene encoding G-protein coupled receptor 4-like, translated to MDNTSQDNGLNDTTSNYYDYSYYYDYFNYFNYSDYSNYFEFSSLFGFPSFGEDAFIQFVVTCLIICLGLPLTLAAIYGLFSLVRNGEVAPIYVINLLISDLIQFCCMIAEVAQPTDVYLFNSDYWEIFDAFSYIYDYNLVVSVGFMVCIALERYLVIVHPLWYRCRRTIKSSVLICVLVWILPVVCVLTERFSYGNEVSVIFAIFYLLPLPLLIFFLIATVKALYASISVPTDEKRRIAGMLILVLLIYTLLFLPFIIVNVFSYPQDDNPDIFFLFELVPMFLKLSPLADLVLYMLMRKGTIRQLSDCLCRCRTDSNEISSVTVNMPGERDGENDGEGEELS